From Zingiber officinale cultivar Zhangliang chromosome 5B, Zo_v1.1, whole genome shotgun sequence, the proteins below share one genomic window:
- the LOC121983924 gene encoding protein FD-like: MWSLEERDRHHKGVSSSSSSSRCSPSSSVLPQTPKRRTMEELWKDISLNASPPPLDRHPVYHGRQADCFLRLPSMVLQDFLAGPLNRPLYPPQAAAKEPSLPPLETALSLNSAKEFLGEADQQANTQSNSSSNNTNGNVSISCDFSAVPPRPAALFSLCSRKRSTTETHPGGADRHQKRMIKNRESAARSRARKQAYTIELEMEVSHLQEENAKLKKQNEELMKNQETVTKSALRRTSTALF; the protein is encoded by the exons ATGTGGTCGTTGGAGGAGCGAGATCGCCACCACAAGGGGGTGtcgtcgtcctcctcctcctcgaggTGCTCCCCTTCCTCCTCCGTGCTCCCCCAAACACCCAAGCGCCGCACCATGGAGGAGCTGTGGAAAGACATAAGCCTGAacgcctctcctcctcctctcgaCCGCCACCCGGTCTACCATGGCCGCCAAGCCGACTGCTTTCTGCGCTTGCCCAGCATGGTCCTCCAGGACTTCCTCGCCGGGCCGCTGAACCGGCCGTTGTACCCGCCGCAGGCCGCCGCGAAGGAGCCGTCGCTTCCGCCTCTCGAAACCGCACTCAGCCTCAACTCCGCCAAGGAGTTCCTGGGCGAAGCCGATCAGCAGGCCAACACGCAGTCCAATTCCAGCTCCAACAACACCAACGGCAACGTCTCCATCTCCTGCGATTTTTCCGCGGTCCCGCCTCGCCCTGCCGCGCTCTTCTCCCTCTGCTCGAGGAAGAGATCGACGACGGAGACCCACCCCGGCGGCGCCGACCGCCACCAAAAGAGAATGATCAAGAACCGAGAGTCCGCTGCCCGATCACGCGCGAGGAAGCAG GCCTACACCATCGAGCTAGAGATGGAGGTCTCTCATCTCCAGGAGGAAAATGCCAAGCTGAAGAAGCAAAATGAAGAG TTGATGAAGAATCAGGAGACGGTGACCAAAAGTGCCCTACGAAGGACCTCAACAGCGCTATTTTGA